The Lolium rigidum isolate FL_2022 chromosome 1, APGP_CSIRO_Lrig_0.1, whole genome shotgun sequence region CAGCCCCGCCAGGCGCGGCCTACCGCCCCTCCGCCCTCTCCATCTCGCCCCCGGTGCCGGCCGACACGCCCTCCAGCTACGGCCACTACCAGACCCGTCCCGACACCTCCGCCGCTCGCGCTGCGGCTCAGCTCCATCTCGACGCCCCGTCGCCACCTCCATCCTACCACAGGTACGCACAGGCACAGCAGCAGTACTCCGCTTCCCCTTTCTTCCCgagcggcggcggctacggctaCGGGCAGTCCAggcagcaggagcaggaggaggcggaggccatggccaggcggcggcagcactGCCTGGCCCTCGGCGCCGACCTCAGCTTGGACAAGCCGGACGCTGGCGCTGCCTCGTCGGTCACCACGGAGGAGAAGCCGCTGCGCCGCTTCTTCGACGAGTGTCCGCGCGACGACACCAGCGTCGACGGGAGGCCGTGGTATATGGGCCACCGGGACGAGACGCTGCTCTCCATGTCCATCCCCACAACGGCGCGCTACCCCAACGGCGGTACGTATACCTAATTAACGTACAGAAACAAAACATCGTGGTTTTACGCTTTTACTCACATCTTGTCTTGGTGCGCACTCTTTTGACTGAGTTTCTGCATGATCGAGCAGGTGAGTAATCAATCAATCGGCGTATCCCGTTTGCTGCCGGCAGGAGCACAGCCTCGATCTTCCGTTTAATCTTCTGCGCGCGCCTAGGGCACACGATGCGTTTCGAAAATCTGCTTCCCCTCGTCAAGCGATCAAGTGTAGCTAGTTGTGTGCTTTGGTCTTGTATCCCATCTTTAGGGCAGTTTCGTTTTCTCCCCCCTGTGACGTTTTGGTTTTAACGACCAAAAAGCAACCTGAGTTTCTCTATCGAGTTTGGACGTCATGTATTGTCACAAGGAAGCAAGGTGTAGTGTGTACTCtgccattttttttctttctttttgtttggTTTGCTTGCACGTTTCGGCATACTTGTGAACTCTTCATGATCCTCTGTCTTTCATGGCTTGTCACTTCAGCGGATTCGATTCGTCTTGAGCATTTCAGTGCAACGGGAATGATCTATCTAGGGCTCTAGGCATGTAATGAATTCAGACAAcgtccagctgcgtcgtcatccatCAGGTCCCCCGTGTTGTCCTCTCCTGGGCTGACATGGGGAAACCCTAGCGACCCTCCTCCTGATCTCGTCCGACCCTCCTCCGATCTCGTCCGCCCAATCGCCATCGTGGGAGGATGTGGCGGGCAATGCCCGTGGAGGGAGGCCGGTAGTCTTTCTCTGGTGGCTTTCAGCAAGATTGGTGATCCCCCATCAACGAACTCCGCCCGATTTTCAACGGCACTACAACAAGATCTTCCTATGATGGGGCAACGAGAGCCGGCATCTTAGGGCATCGCCAGtggaccgacgcaaacggatcaAACATGTTTGTTTTGGTCCGCACAGAAACGAAATAGATAAAACCCAAGCCCAATGGCTCAATGCATAGTGATTGATATGTCCGCGTTGATGCATCACTTCAGCGGATTCGATTCATCTTGAGCATTTTAGTGCAACGGGAATGATCTATCTAGGGCTATAGGCATGTAATGAATTTAGAAAACGTCCAGCGGCGTTGTCATCCATCAAGTCCCCCGTGTTGTCCTCTCCTGGGCTGACATGGggaaaccctagcggccctcctCCTGATCTCGTCCTCCCAATCGCCATCGTGGGAGGATGTGGTGAGCAATGCTCGTGGAGGGAGCCCGGTAGTCTTTCTCTGGTGTCTTTTAGCAAGATTGGTGATCCCCCATCAACGAAATCCGCCCGATTTTCAATGGCAGTCCAACAAGATCTTCCTATGATGGGGCAACGAGAGCTGGCATCTTAGGGCATCATCGCCAGtggaccgacgcaaacggatcaAACGTGTTTGTTTTGGTCCGCACATAAACGAAATAGATAAAACCCAAGCCCAATGGCTCAATGCATAGTGATTGATATGTCCGTGTCGACGCATTCGCGGTCCAAATTTATGCTTGAATTGTGTCGCGCCCACGTGTGAACCCCTCAATTAACCTAGTGCCCGCTTGCCAGTGATGCCAACCAAGTAGCCATCAAATCATGCCCCTTCATCCCCTTGCAATCCTCGAGAGCCGCCGCTGCATGCCCTGCCCGTCGCCATCGGCACCCTCTATCCGGGTCGTAGCTCGCTAGAGGGCTGCCATTGGTGGCAGCGTCCTAGAGAGCACTCGCCATCATCGTTCTAGGACCTTATTTGCTGCTCGTCTGCTCGGTCCCGACCACCGGCATCGATTCCTAGGACCTGTTCGTCCAATTGCGGTGCCGATTTTGAGGTACAACAACCTAGACCATTTTCGGGCATTTGCGTCATCTAGACTAGCCATTGATCCATCCTTGTTGCATGCAGATGGACCTGAGCAAGTTGATCGAGTACTTCTACAACAACATCATAACCATCTCGTCGGATGAGGAGTCGAATGGCTCTTTAGAGTTCATGGTTACTGTGGCCTTCCTCATCCATGACCACATCCGAGACAGAAGCTGGTGCAAGGGTTCGATGAGGCCTCACAGTCACAGGGGCAATGCGGCGCAATCGAGACGATGGCCACTATCGGCTGCAGCAGGACTACTTCGACCCCACAAAGTCAATGCAACCCAGTTCCAGCGCCACTTTTGGACGTCAAGAGGCTTGTTCTTGACTATTCTACGAGGCGTCAGGGACTATATAACCCCTTCTTGATGCAAGCCCGATGC contains the following coding sequences:
- the LOC124706794 gene encoding growth-regulating factor 2-like, translated to MMLRGQAGGSGRCLFTASQWRELEHQALIYKYMAAGSQVPHELVIPLRHHDAAAVDTAPCLGSCFPPPQPSLGWGLYGMGAQYARKPEDPEPGRCRRTDGKKWRCSREAYGESKYCDRHMHRGKNRSRKPVEPMSSTSTVSSPAPAPPGAAYRPSALSISPPVPADTPSSYGHYQTRPDTSAARAAAQLHLDAPSPPPSYHRYAQAQQQYSASPFFPSGGGYGYGQSRQQEQEEMDLSKLIEYFYNNIITISSDEESNGSLEFMVTVAFLIHDHIRDRSWCKGSMRPHSHRGNAAQSRRWPLSAAAGLLRPHKVNATQFQRHFWTSRGLFLTILRGVRDYITPS